A single region of the Arthrobacter sp. zg-Y820 genome encodes:
- a CDS encoding AEC family transporter: MLGVLTGFTVVWIIILAGYVIGRLGVLGGNAQTVLSRLAFFVASPALLLVTLSDADLHTVFSLPLLVAAVSALLTALLFLLCTRWWLRRPFPEALISAMSSSVVNAANLGLPIAVYVLGDAAYIAPVLIFQLAFFTPVFLMLMDSSTSGRRTSVLSFLAQIGRNPIIIGTLIGLILAATGLQLPVIILEPVTLIGGAAVPAMLLAFGISLVGSRPLHRDGGRRIDVVLASAFKLVLQPALAYLLARFVLGMEGHLLFAVVVTAALPTAQNVFVAATRYEEGVLVAKDTVLLTTIISLPVLVAVAALLT, translated from the coding sequence GTGCTGGGGGTACTCACTGGGTTTACGGTTGTCTGGATCATCATCCTGGCCGGTTATGTGATTGGCAGGCTGGGCGTGCTGGGCGGCAACGCCCAAACCGTGCTGAGCCGGCTGGCGTTTTTTGTGGCTTCGCCTGCGCTGCTGCTGGTGACGCTGAGCGACGCCGACCTGCACACCGTTTTCTCCCTGCCGCTCCTGGTCGCAGCGGTCAGCGCCCTCCTGACAGCGCTCCTCTTCCTGCTGTGCACCCGCTGGTGGCTGCGCCGGCCGTTCCCGGAGGCCCTCATATCGGCGATGTCCTCGTCGGTGGTCAATGCCGCGAACCTCGGCCTGCCGATCGCCGTGTACGTGCTCGGAGACGCCGCCTACATCGCGCCGGTCCTCATCTTCCAGCTGGCATTTTTCACACCGGTGTTCCTGATGCTCATGGATTCAAGCACCAGCGGCCGGCGGACCTCGGTGCTGTCATTCCTGGCCCAGATTGGCCGCAACCCCATCATCATCGGCACCCTGATCGGGCTGATCCTGGCTGCCACCGGACTTCAGCTGCCCGTGATCATCCTGGAACCGGTCACGCTGATCGGCGGAGCAGCGGTACCGGCGATGCTGCTGGCGTTCGGCATCTCCCTGGTCGGTTCCCGGCCGCTGCACCGCGACGGCGGCCGGCGGATCGACGTCGTCCTGGCGTCGGCCTTCAAACTGGTGCTGCAACCGGCCCTGGCCTACCTGCTGGCCCGGTTCGTCCTCGGGATGGAGGGGCACCTGCTGTTCGCCGTCGTCGTCACCGCAGCCCTGCCCACCGCACAGAACGTATTTGTTGCTGCAACCCGGTACGAGGAGGGCGTGCTCGTTGCCAAGGACACCGTCCTGTTGACCACCATCATCTCCCTGCCGGTCCTAGTGGCGGTCGCTGCACTCCTGACCTGA
- a CDS encoding extracellular solute-binding protein, giving the protein MRKHAAAGFALAVGATLLSGCSSSEGAPTLTWYINPDDGGQAELASRCSDASGGAYTIETSLLPNDAASQREQLARRLAAGDKTMDIMSLDPPNVPEYAEPGYLAPVPEDVVERTTQNVVEGALAGATWKDEIVAVPFWANTQILWYRKSVAAAAGLDMSQPVTWDQIMQAAQDQGKFLGVQGARAESMTVWVNALIESAGGQIVENPDAPADELQLGVDTDAGKAAAEIVSTIGKDGLGGPGLPTQTENTSMIQFQGDEGSFMVNYPFVWPATNAAVEAGTLPQSLIDDIGWALYPQVNAGEDTAPPLGGINLGVGSKSENPDLAYQAIECIVSPENQAYYFATNGNPPSNTEAYNDPEAVSTFPMAGTIRESLELSKPRPQTPYYNEISTGIQQTWTPPSDVDPDTTPATSQEFIVDVLRGEKLL; this is encoded by the coding sequence ATGAGGAAACATGCAGCTGCGGGGTTTGCCCTCGCCGTTGGAGCAACGTTGCTGAGTGGCTGCAGCTCCAGCGAAGGTGCTCCCACCCTTACCTGGTACATCAACCCGGACGACGGCGGCCAGGCCGAACTGGCATCCCGGTGCAGCGACGCTTCCGGCGGCGCCTACACCATCGAAACATCGTTGCTTCCCAATGACGCCGCCTCCCAGCGTGAACAGCTGGCCCGGCGCCTGGCTGCCGGCGACAAGACCATGGACATCATGAGCCTGGACCCGCCGAACGTCCCCGAGTACGCCGAACCCGGTTATCTGGCCCCGGTTCCGGAGGACGTCGTCGAGCGCACCACCCAGAATGTCGTGGAGGGCGCGCTGGCCGGTGCCACGTGGAAGGACGAAATCGTCGCGGTGCCGTTCTGGGCCAACACGCAGATCCTCTGGTACCGGAAGTCCGTCGCCGCGGCTGCCGGACTCGACATGAGCCAGCCGGTCACCTGGGACCAAATCATGCAGGCGGCGCAGGACCAGGGAAAGTTCCTGGGCGTCCAGGGAGCCCGGGCCGAGTCAATGACGGTGTGGGTGAACGCGCTCATTGAATCGGCAGGCGGACAGATCGTGGAGAACCCCGATGCGCCGGCGGACGAGCTGCAGCTCGGCGTCGATACCGACGCCGGCAAAGCCGCCGCGGAGATCGTGTCCACCATCGGCAAGGACGGATTGGGCGGACCCGGTCTTCCCACCCAGACCGAAAACACCTCAATGATCCAGTTCCAGGGCGACGAGGGCTCCTTCATGGTGAACTATCCCTTCGTCTGGCCGGCCACAAACGCTGCCGTCGAGGCCGGAACCCTGCCCCAATCGCTCATTGATGACATTGGGTGGGCCCTGTACCCGCAGGTCAACGCCGGGGAGGACACAGCGCCCCCGCTGGGCGGCATCAACCTGGGAGTGGGCTCAAAGAGCGAGAATCCGGATTTGGCCTACCAAGCAATCGAGTGCATCGTCAGCCCGGAAAACCAGGCCTACTACTTCGCCACCAACGGCAACCCGCCGTCGAACACCGAGGCGTACAACGATCCGGAAGCCGTCTCGACCTTCCCCATGGCCGGAACCATCCGGGAATCGCTGGAGTTGTCCAAGCCCCGGCCGCAGACGCCGTACTACAACGAGATTTCCACCGGAATCCAGCAGACGTGGACCCCTCCGAGCGATGTCGACCCGGACACCACGCCGGCCACCAGCCAGGAATTCATAGTTGACGTCCTAAGAGGGGAGAAACTGCTGTGA
- a CDS encoding sugar ABC transporter permease, which yields MSTSVEAAVPGAAARAKAPAKARLSDRARAERRLGFLLAGPAFIIMLAVTAYPILLALWESLFSYRLTAPADREFIGLGNYGVILTDGLFWRDLGVTLLITVVTVVVELILGFALALVMNSALKTVRGWLRTAILVPYGIITVVSAFAWFYAFDINSGYINHWFSWVPGISTDLNWFADTWTALFVIMASEIWKTTPFISLLLLAGLAQVPGELTEAAEVDGATWWQRMQRVIIPNMKAAIMVAVLFRALDAFRIFDNVYIMTGGAYGTEVLSLLAYRTSITRLEIGMGSAVSVLLFVCVIIICFIAIKLFKVDLTGARGGN from the coding sequence GTGAGCACCTCCGTAGAAGCAGCCGTTCCGGGTGCCGCGGCGCGGGCCAAGGCACCGGCCAAGGCCAGGCTCAGCGACCGTGCCCGGGCCGAGCGCCGCCTTGGCTTCCTGCTGGCCGGACCGGCGTTCATCATCATGCTGGCCGTCACCGCCTATCCGATCCTGCTGGCGCTCTGGGAATCCTTGTTCAGTTACCGGCTGACCGCGCCCGCCGACCGGGAATTCATCGGACTCGGCAATTACGGCGTCATCCTGACCGACGGACTGTTCTGGCGCGATCTGGGGGTCACGCTGCTCATCACCGTGGTCACCGTCGTGGTGGAGCTGATCCTCGGTTTCGCCCTGGCCCTGGTCATGAACAGCGCCCTGAAAACCGTCCGCGGCTGGCTGCGCACGGCAATCCTGGTTCCGTACGGCATCATCACCGTGGTGTCGGCTTTCGCCTGGTTCTACGCCTTCGACATCAACTCCGGCTACATCAATCACTGGTTCAGCTGGGTGCCGGGAATCAGCACCGACCTGAACTGGTTCGCCGACACCTGGACAGCACTGTTCGTCATCATGGCGTCGGAGATCTGGAAAACGACGCCGTTCATCTCCCTCCTGCTCCTGGCCGGGTTGGCCCAGGTTCCCGGCGAGCTTACCGAGGCCGCCGAAGTGGACGGTGCCACCTGGTGGCAGCGGATGCAGCGCGTGATCATCCCCAACATGAAAGCCGCCATCATGGTGGCCGTCCTGTTCCGCGCCCTGGATGCCTTCCGAATCTTCGACAACGTCTACATCATGACCGGCGGCGCGTACGGAACCGAGGTGCTGTCGCTGCTGGCCTACCGGACCTCGATCACACGGCTGGAGATTGGCATGGGCTCGGCCGTTTCGGTTCTGCTGTTCGTGTGCGTGATTATCATCTGCTTCATCGCCATCAAACTATTCAAGGTGGACCTCACCGGTGCACGAGGGGGTAACTAA
- a CDS encoding carbohydrate ABC transporter permease, which translates to MKASPARRRIVWTVISVFVIVYALFPVASIFATSFKIPSDLTSGTFLPNTWSFTNYEQILVGDAQTLFLSALRNSIGISLIATFIAVVLATLCAYGIARLDFPGKRLVLTTALGVSIFPVISIVTPLFNLWRNIGLYDTWAGLIIPYLSLTLPISIWTLAAFFRQIPWELEQAAQVDGATTWQAFRKAIVPLAAPGVFTTAIIAFFIAWNDFVYGISLTSTDAARPVPAALAFFTGASQFEEPTGAISAAAIIVTIPVVVLVLAFQRQIVSGLTQGAVKG; encoded by the coding sequence ATGAAAGCCTCACCCGCCAGGCGCAGAATCGTCTGGACCGTCATCTCGGTCTTCGTCATCGTCTACGCCCTGTTTCCGGTGGCCTCGATTTTCGCCACGTCCTTCAAGATTCCCAGCGATCTGACCTCAGGCACCTTCCTCCCCAACACCTGGTCGTTCACGAACTACGAGCAGATCCTGGTCGGTGACGCGCAGACGCTGTTCCTCTCCGCACTGCGCAACTCGATCGGCATCTCGCTGATCGCCACCTTCATCGCGGTGGTCCTGGCAACGCTGTGCGCCTACGGCATCGCCAGGCTGGATTTCCCGGGGAAGCGGCTGGTGCTGACCACGGCCCTCGGAGTTTCGATTTTCCCGGTGATTTCCATCGTGACCCCGCTGTTCAACCTGTGGCGCAACATCGGCCTGTACGACACCTGGGCAGGCCTCATCATCCCCTACCTGTCGCTGACGCTGCCGATCTCGATCTGGACCCTGGCCGCCTTCTTCCGGCAGATTCCGTGGGAGCTGGAACAGGCCGCACAGGTCGACGGCGCCACAACCTGGCAGGCGTTCCGGAAGGCCATCGTGCCGCTGGCCGCCCCTGGCGTGTTCACCACGGCGATCATTGCCTTCTTCATCGCCTGGAACGACTTCGTCTACGGCATCTCACTCACCTCCACCGACGCGGCCCGGCCGGTGCCGGCAGCCCTGGCGTTCTTCACCGGCGCCTCCCAGTTCGAAGAACCGACGGGCGCCATCTCGGCGGCCGCAATAATTGTCACCATTCCCGTTGTAGTGCTGGTGCTGGCGTTCCAGCGCCAGATCGTCTCGGGTCTAACCCAGGGCGCCGTCAAGGGCTAG
- the ugpC gene encoding sn-glycerol-3-phosphate ABC transporter ATP-binding protein UgpC, translating into MASITLKNLVKKYGDGFPAVNDVSLDIADGEFIILVGPSGCGKSTLLRMIVGLEDITSGDLLINGERVNDKAPRDRNLAMVFQNYALYPHLTVFENIAFPLRLNKGKYTDEQVRKLVTDAASTLELTDHLDRKPANLSGGQRQRVAMGRAIVRQADAFLFDEPLSNLDAKLRGQMRSEIAQMQRRLGTTSVYVTHDQTEAMTLGDRVAVLKKGILQQVASPRELYEQPINLFVAGFIGSPSMNFLPATVEGNVLRTAVGDLTIPQDKADKAAGKNIVLVGLRPEFFEDAKFVDEAKRPHGSVFTAPISHTEWLGNEQYGYIPFHPDPEVKELLDNLARDMDADELRPQIVVTLDAASRIRGGRDAELWLDTRKVHLFDPETGDNLTRDAAAGAELTEEANAARAEEIAAAHENDTVGSGVEP; encoded by the coding sequence ATGGCATCGATCACCCTCAAGAACCTCGTCAAGAAGTACGGAGACGGTTTTCCGGCCGTCAACGATGTCAGCCTGGACATTGCCGACGGCGAGTTCATCATCCTCGTGGGCCCGTCGGGCTGCGGAAAGTCCACCCTGCTGCGCATGATCGTGGGATTGGAGGACATCACTTCCGGTGACCTCCTGATCAACGGTGAGCGCGTCAACGACAAGGCACCCCGCGACCGGAACCTGGCGATGGTGTTCCAGAACTACGCCCTGTATCCGCACCTGACCGTATTCGAGAACATTGCGTTCCCACTGCGCCTGAACAAGGGCAAGTACACCGACGAGCAGGTGCGCAAGCTCGTTACGGACGCCGCTTCCACCCTGGAACTGACCGATCACCTGGACCGCAAGCCGGCCAACCTCTCGGGTGGCCAGCGCCAGCGGGTGGCCATGGGCCGGGCCATCGTGCGGCAGGCCGATGCCTTCCTCTTCGACGAACCGCTCTCCAACCTGGACGCCAAGCTGCGCGGCCAGATGCGTTCGGAGATCGCACAGATGCAGCGCCGGTTGGGCACCACCAGCGTTTACGTCACCCACGACCAGACGGAGGCCATGACCCTCGGCGACCGGGTGGCGGTCCTGAAGAAGGGCATCCTGCAGCAGGTGGCCTCGCCCCGCGAACTCTATGAGCAGCCCATCAACCTCTTCGTGGCCGGCTTCATTGGCTCACCGTCCATGAATTTCCTGCCGGCAACGGTGGAGGGAAACGTCCTGCGGACGGCTGTCGGCGATCTGACGATTCCGCAGGACAAGGCGGACAAGGCAGCGGGGAAGAACATCGTTCTCGTGGGGCTGCGGCCGGAATTCTTCGAGGACGCCAAATTCGTCGATGAGGCCAAACGCCCGCACGGCTCCGTGTTCACCGCGCCGATCAGCCACACCGAATGGCTGGGCAACGAGCAGTACGGCTACATTCCCTTCCATCCGGACCCCGAGGTCAAGGAGCTGCTGGACAACCTGGCCCGCGACATGGACGCCGACGAACTGCGCCCGCAGATCGTGGTCACCCTGGACGCTGCGTCCCGGATCCGTGGCGGACGAGACGCCGAGCTGTGGCTGGACACCCGCAAGGTGCACCTCTTCGATCCGGAGACCGGCGACAACCTCACCCGCGACGCGGCTGCGGGTGCCGAACTCACCGAGGAAGCCAACGCCGCCCGGGCCGAGGAAATCGCCGCAGCACATGAAAACGACACCGTTGGCAGCGGCGTCGAGCCCTAG